From the Buteo buteo chromosome 1, bButBut1.hap1.1, whole genome shotgun sequence genome, one window contains:
- the PCGF1 gene encoding polycomb group RING finger protein 1 isoform X2, producing MASPPQGGPMAIAMRLRNQLQAVYKMDPLRNEEEVKVKMKELNEHIVCCLCAGYFIDATTITECLHTFCKSCIVKYLQTSKYCPMCNTKIHETQPLLNLKLDRVMQDIVYKLVPGLQESEEKRIREFYQSRGLDRVTQPSNEDTVGGDPMGLPYSTFDHSRAHYFRYDEHVSLCLEKQSSSKDKSKAVLQVSGGLCGCPASSPGPEPPGSAQTWPHSPCSGLGLVCGVPDRKYVRCSVRAQIRHLRSVLCHRLGLPPQHVQILFNNEALPDHMTMKQLWLSRWFGKPAPLLLHYSIKDKRR from the exons ATGGCGTCGCCTCCTCAGGGGGGCCCGATGGCGATCGCCATGCGGCTGCGGAACCAGCTCCAGGCCGTCTACAAGATGGACCCGCTCCGGAACgag GAGGAGGTGAAGGTGAAGATGAAGGAGCTGAACGAGCACATCGTGTGCTGCCTGTGCGCCGGGTACTTCATCGACGCCACCACCATCACCGAGTGCCTGCACACGT TCTGCAAGAGCTGCATCGTCAAGTACTTGCAGACCAGCAAGTACTGCCCTATGTGCAACACCAAGATCCACGAGACGCAGCCGCTGCTCAACCTCAAGCTGGACCGCGTCATGCAGGACATCGTCTACAAGCTGGTGCCCGGCCTGCAGGAGA GTGAAGAGAAGAGGATCCGTGAGTTCTACCAGTCCCGTGGCCTCGACCGGGTGACGCAGCCCAGCAATGAGG ACACGGTTGGGGGCGACCCCATGGGGCTCCCCTACAGCACCTTCGATCACTCCCGTGCCCACTACTTCCGCTACGACGAGCATGTTTCGCTCTGCCTGGAGAAGCAGAG CTCCAGCAAGGACAAGAGCAAGGCCGTGCTACAGGTGAGCGGGGGTCTGTGCGGCTGCCCTGCCAGTTCACCGGGCCCCGAGCCCCCGGGCTCTGCCCAGACCTGGCCCCACAGCCCTTGCTCTGGGCTCGGCTTGGTGTGTGGGGTCCCAGACAGG AAGTACGTGAGATGCTCGGTGCGGGCGCAGATCCGGCACCTGCGGAGCGTCCTGTGCCACCGCCTGGGGCTGCCACCGCAGCAT GTGCAGATCCTGTTCAACAACGAGGCCCTCCCCGACCACATGACGATGAAGCAGCTCTGGCTCTCGCGCTGGTTCGGCAAG CCCGcacccctcctgctgcactACAGCATCAAGGACAAGAGGAGGtag
- the PCGF1 gene encoding polycomb group RING finger protein 1 isoform X3 — translation MASPPQGGPMAIAMRLRNQLQAVYKMDPLRNEEEVKVKMKELNEHIVCCLCAGYFIDATTITECLHTFCKSCIVKYLQTSKYCPMCNTKIHETQPLLNLKLDRVMQDIVYKLVPGLQESEEKRIREFYQSRGLDRVTQPSNEDTVGGDPMGLPYSTFDHSRAHYFRYDEHVSLCLEKQSSSKDKSKAVLQQKYVRCSVRAQIRHLRSVLCHRLGLPPQHVQILFNNEALPDHMTMKQLWLSRWFGKPAPLLLHYSIKDKRR, via the exons ATGGCGTCGCCTCCTCAGGGGGGCCCGATGGCGATCGCCATGCGGCTGCGGAACCAGCTCCAGGCCGTCTACAAGATGGACCCGCTCCGGAACgag GAGGAGGTGAAGGTGAAGATGAAGGAGCTGAACGAGCACATCGTGTGCTGCCTGTGCGCCGGGTACTTCATCGACGCCACCACCATCACCGAGTGCCTGCACACGT TCTGCAAGAGCTGCATCGTCAAGTACTTGCAGACCAGCAAGTACTGCCCTATGTGCAACACCAAGATCCACGAGACGCAGCCGCTGCTCAACCTCAAGCTGGACCGCGTCATGCAGGACATCGTCTACAAGCTGGTGCCCGGCCTGCAGGAGA GTGAAGAGAAGAGGATCCGTGAGTTCTACCAGTCCCGTGGCCTCGACCGGGTGACGCAGCCCAGCAATGAGG ACACGGTTGGGGGCGACCCCATGGGGCTCCCCTACAGCACCTTCGATCACTCCCGTGCCCACTACTTCCGCTACGACGAGCATGTTTCGCTCTGCCTGGAGAAGCAGAG CTCCAGCAAGGACAAGAGCAAGGCCGTGCTACAG CAGAAGTACGTGAGATGCTCGGTGCGGGCGCAGATCCGGCACCTGCGGAGCGTCCTGTGCCACCGCCTGGGGCTGCCACCGCAGCAT GTGCAGATCCTGTTCAACAACGAGGCCCTCCCCGACCACATGACGATGAAGCAGCTCTGGCTCTCGCGCTGGTTCGGCAAG CCCGcacccctcctgctgcactACAGCATCAAGGACAAGAGGAGGtag
- the PCGF1 gene encoding polycomb group RING finger protein 1 isoform X4, translated as MASPPQGGPMAIAMRLRNQLQAVYKMDPLRNEEEVKVKMKELNEHIVCCLCAGYFIDATTITECLHTFCKSCIVKYLQTSKYCPMCNTKIHETQPLLNLKLDRVMQDIVYKLVPGLQESEEKRIREFYQSRGLDRVTQPSNEDTVGGDPMGLPYSTFDHSRAHYFRYDEHVSLCLEKQSSSKDKSKAVLQKYVRCSVRAQIRHLRSVLCHRLGLPPQHVQILFNNEALPDHMTMKQLWLSRWFGKPAPLLLHYSIKDKRR; from the exons ATGGCGTCGCCTCCTCAGGGGGGCCCGATGGCGATCGCCATGCGGCTGCGGAACCAGCTCCAGGCCGTCTACAAGATGGACCCGCTCCGGAACgag GAGGAGGTGAAGGTGAAGATGAAGGAGCTGAACGAGCACATCGTGTGCTGCCTGTGCGCCGGGTACTTCATCGACGCCACCACCATCACCGAGTGCCTGCACACGT TCTGCAAGAGCTGCATCGTCAAGTACTTGCAGACCAGCAAGTACTGCCCTATGTGCAACACCAAGATCCACGAGACGCAGCCGCTGCTCAACCTCAAGCTGGACCGCGTCATGCAGGACATCGTCTACAAGCTGGTGCCCGGCCTGCAGGAGA GTGAAGAGAAGAGGATCCGTGAGTTCTACCAGTCCCGTGGCCTCGACCGGGTGACGCAGCCCAGCAATGAGG ACACGGTTGGGGGCGACCCCATGGGGCTCCCCTACAGCACCTTCGATCACTCCCGTGCCCACTACTTCCGCTACGACGAGCATGTTTCGCTCTGCCTGGAGAAGCAGAG CTCCAGCAAGGACAAGAGCAAGGCCGTGCTACAG AAGTACGTGAGATGCTCGGTGCGGGCGCAGATCCGGCACCTGCGGAGCGTCCTGTGCCACCGCCTGGGGCTGCCACCGCAGCAT GTGCAGATCCTGTTCAACAACGAGGCCCTCCCCGACCACATGACGATGAAGCAGCTCTGGCTCTCGCGCTGGTTCGGCAAG CCCGcacccctcctgctgcactACAGCATCAAGGACAAGAGGAGGtag
- the PCGF1 gene encoding polycomb group RING finger protein 1 isoform X1, with protein sequence MASPPQGGPMAIAMRLRNQLQAVYKMDPLRNEEEVKVKMKELNEHIVCCLCAGYFIDATTITECLHTFCKSCIVKYLQTSKYCPMCNTKIHETQPLLNLKLDRVMQDIVYKLVPGLQESEEKRIREFYQSRGLDRVTQPSNEDTVGGDPMGLPYSTFDHSRAHYFRYDEHVSLCLEKQSSSKDKSKAVLQVSGGLCGCPASSPGPEPPGSAQTWPHSPCSGLGLVCGVPDRQKYVRCSVRAQIRHLRSVLCHRLGLPPQHVQILFNNEALPDHMTMKQLWLSRWFGKPAPLLLHYSIKDKRR encoded by the exons ATGGCGTCGCCTCCTCAGGGGGGCCCGATGGCGATCGCCATGCGGCTGCGGAACCAGCTCCAGGCCGTCTACAAGATGGACCCGCTCCGGAACgag GAGGAGGTGAAGGTGAAGATGAAGGAGCTGAACGAGCACATCGTGTGCTGCCTGTGCGCCGGGTACTTCATCGACGCCACCACCATCACCGAGTGCCTGCACACGT TCTGCAAGAGCTGCATCGTCAAGTACTTGCAGACCAGCAAGTACTGCCCTATGTGCAACACCAAGATCCACGAGACGCAGCCGCTGCTCAACCTCAAGCTGGACCGCGTCATGCAGGACATCGTCTACAAGCTGGTGCCCGGCCTGCAGGAGA GTGAAGAGAAGAGGATCCGTGAGTTCTACCAGTCCCGTGGCCTCGACCGGGTGACGCAGCCCAGCAATGAGG ACACGGTTGGGGGCGACCCCATGGGGCTCCCCTACAGCACCTTCGATCACTCCCGTGCCCACTACTTCCGCTACGACGAGCATGTTTCGCTCTGCCTGGAGAAGCAGAG CTCCAGCAAGGACAAGAGCAAGGCCGTGCTACAGGTGAGCGGGGGTCTGTGCGGCTGCCCTGCCAGTTCACCGGGCCCCGAGCCCCCGGGCTCTGCCCAGACCTGGCCCCACAGCCCTTGCTCTGGGCTCGGCTTGGTGTGTGGGGTCCCAGACAGG CAGAAGTACGTGAGATGCTCGGTGCGGGCGCAGATCCGGCACCTGCGGAGCGTCCTGTGCCACCGCCTGGGGCTGCCACCGCAGCAT GTGCAGATCCTGTTCAACAACGAGGCCCTCCCCGACCACATGACGATGAAGCAGCTCTGGCTCTCGCGCTGGTTCGGCAAG CCCGcacccctcctgctgcactACAGCATCAAGGACAAGAGGAGGtag